In Amycolatopsis coloradensis, one genomic interval encodes:
- a CDS encoding PLP-dependent aminotransferase family protein, whose amino-acid sequence MTAEGSDFLQLDIGDAPPGRRSDWLASRLRHAISDGRLPVGSRLPATRALAADLRVSRGVVTEAYQRLVEDGHVAGRGRAGTVVVAAPARTKEQMAPGPPSAGTIFQRAPGIGVFDSLRSTPARIDLSPGVPDLTAFPRTAWLRAERTVLNNLSAADFGYGDPRGAPALRLAIAHWIARTRGITADADDVLIVAGVAQGLGLLAQVLCDTGISEIAVEDPSSLGARQHLHDRRLATPPIRVDEDGIDVGELVRSGAPAVLLTPAHQFPTGVVLGGERRRELMRWAADGGLIIEDDYDAEHRYDRPPVPALRSMLAEQVCYAGSVSKWLAPALRVGWMLVPPRYRDEVVAAKRFADLGNAVLPQLVLAHLMESGEMERQLRFVRKRHRRRRDAMIDALRTHLPDAVVHGAAAGLHLTITFDAEFSDLDFAAAALDQGVKVQPLSWHCQRPMNPGLVLGYGASPASDIAEGIAVLGRLRR is encoded by the coding sequence GTGACCGCCGAAGGCTCGGACTTCCTGCAGCTGGACATCGGGGACGCCCCGCCGGGACGCCGGTCGGACTGGCTGGCGTCGCGGTTGCGGCACGCCATCTCCGACGGCCGCCTGCCGGTCGGCAGCAGGCTGCCCGCGACCAGGGCGCTGGCCGCGGACCTGCGGGTCTCCCGCGGTGTGGTCACCGAGGCCTACCAGCGGCTGGTCGAGGACGGTCATGTCGCCGGACGCGGCCGCGCGGGCACGGTGGTCGTCGCGGCGCCTGCCCGGACGAAGGAGCAGATGGCGCCCGGTCCCCCGTCCGCGGGCACGATCTTCCAGCGCGCGCCCGGGATCGGCGTCTTCGACTCGCTGCGGTCGACCCCGGCGAGGATCGACCTGTCCCCCGGCGTGCCGGATCTGACGGCGTTCCCGCGAACGGCCTGGCTCCGCGCCGAACGCACCGTGCTCAACAACCTTTCGGCGGCGGATTTCGGCTACGGCGACCCGCGGGGCGCGCCCGCGTTGCGGCTCGCGATCGCGCACTGGATCGCCCGCACCCGGGGGATCACCGCCGACGCCGACGACGTGCTGATCGTCGCCGGTGTCGCGCAGGGCCTCGGCCTGCTGGCCCAGGTGCTGTGCGACACCGGGATCTCCGAGATCGCGGTCGAGGATCCGAGTTCGCTGGGCGCGCGGCAGCATCTGCACGACCGGCGGCTGGCGACGCCGCCGATCCGCGTCGACGAAGACGGGATCGACGTCGGCGAGCTCGTGCGCAGCGGCGCGCCCGCCGTGCTGCTCACGCCGGCGCACCAGTTCCCGACGGGTGTCGTGCTCGGCGGGGAACGCCGTCGCGAGCTCATGCGCTGGGCCGCGGACGGCGGGCTGATCATCGAGGACGACTACGACGCCGAGCACCGCTACGACCGTCCGCCGGTCCCCGCGCTGCGCTCGATGCTCGCCGAGCAGGTCTGTTACGCGGGCAGTGTGTCGAAGTGGCTCGCCCCCGCGCTCCGGGTGGGCTGGATGCTGGTTCCGCCGCGGTACCGGGACGAGGTGGTCGCGGCCAAACGGTTCGCCGACCTGGGCAACGCCGTCCTCCCGCAGCTGGTACTCGCGCATCTGATGGAGTCCGGTGAGATGGAGCGGCAGCTGCGGTTCGTGCGCAAGCGGCACCGCCGCCGCCGGGACGCGATGATCGACGCGCTCCGGACGCATCTCCCGGACGCCGTGGTGCACGGCGCCGCCGCCGGGCTGCACCTGACGATCACCTTCGACGCGGAGTTCTCCGATCTCGACTTCGCCGCCGCCGCGCTGGATCAGGGGGTGAAGGTGCAGCCGCTGTCGTGGCACTGTCAGCGGCCGATGAATCCGGGGCTCGTCCTCGGTTACGGGGCGAGCCCGGCGAGCGACATCGCCGAGGGCATCGCCGTCCTGGGCAGGCTCAGGCGCTAG
- a CDS encoding MarR family winged helix-turn-helix transcriptional regulator: MSDVAEQDLLQEWRELSARHAAVFGRLECRLQERHGLGVTEFEALERLVTCVVGKCRAADLTEVVHLSQSATSRLVARLEREGLVQRALCESDRRGIFVVVTDEGRRRYEEAKPTHRATLEETLTVEA, encoded by the coding sequence GTGAGCGACGTCGCCGAACAAGACCTGCTGCAGGAGTGGCGCGAACTTTCCGCCCGGCATGCGGCGGTCTTCGGCCGCCTCGAGTGCCGCCTCCAGGAGCGCCACGGCCTCGGTGTCACCGAGTTCGAAGCCCTGGAACGACTGGTCACCTGCGTCGTCGGCAAATGCCGCGCGGCCGACCTGACCGAGGTCGTGCACCTGAGCCAGAGCGCAACCTCACGCCTCGTCGCCCGCCTCGAGCGCGAAGGGCTCGTCCAGCGCGCGCTCTGCGAGTCGGATCGGCGCGGGATCTTCGTCGTCGTGACCGACGAAGGCCGCCGTCGCTACGAAGAGGCGAAGCCGACGCACCGGGCGACCCTCGAAGAGACCCTCACCGTAGAAGCCTGA
- a CDS encoding cytochrome P450 encodes MITDPDVYTRGVPYEHLASLRRGSPVVRVDDFWAVLRHSDVKHVLRNPKLFSSRLGGTQIRDPATEQDLGYVRRMMLNMDPPEHARLRGLLTKAFTPRAVARLTERIQGWARELIAGVRADGECDFAAVAADLPLLTLAEVFGIPEQDRRLMYDWSNRVIGYQDADYAVSATVDADEVTDLARAALAVRPVPGPDGSMPDPRTRAGMPDLYAYATALGEYKRRNPGEDVMSNLMGHVEDGGRVSIAEFENLFWLFSVAGNETLRNGIPGGMQALLSHPDQYRRLLADRSLLPGAVEEMLRWWCPVMHFRRTATEDVVLSDVDIRAGEKVVVWFSAANRDETVFEDPDRFDIGRAPNDHLTFGHGPHFCLGAQLARVQLRAMFEAVLDLLGEVEPAGEPVRLRSNFQNGLKALPIRW; translated from the coding sequence GTGATCACCGATCCGGATGTCTACACCCGGGGCGTGCCGTACGAGCACCTCGCGTCGCTGCGCCGGGGGTCACCGGTCGTGCGCGTCGACGATTTCTGGGCCGTGCTGCGGCATTCGGACGTCAAACACGTGCTCAGGAACCCGAAGCTGTTCTCGTCGCGGCTGGGCGGGACACAGATCCGGGATCCGGCGACCGAGCAGGACCTCGGTTACGTCCGCCGGATGATGCTCAACATGGATCCGCCCGAGCACGCCCGGCTGCGGGGCCTGCTCACCAAGGCGTTCACGCCGCGCGCGGTCGCCAGGCTGACCGAGCGGATCCAGGGCTGGGCGAGGGAGCTGATCGCCGGCGTCCGCGCGGACGGCGAGTGCGATTTCGCGGCGGTCGCCGCCGATCTCCCGCTGCTGACGCTCGCCGAGGTCTTCGGGATCCCCGAACAGGACCGGCGGCTGATGTACGACTGGAGCAATCGCGTGATCGGCTATCAGGACGCCGACTACGCGGTGAGCGCGACCGTCGACGCGGACGAGGTCACCGATCTCGCGCGGGCGGCGCTGGCGGTCCGGCCGGTTCCGGGGCCGGACGGATCGATGCCCGATCCGCGCACTCGCGCGGGGATGCCGGATCTCTACGCGTACGCCACCGCGCTCGGCGAGTACAAACGCCGGAACCCGGGCGAGGACGTGATGAGCAACCTCATGGGTCACGTGGAGGACGGCGGCCGGGTCTCGATCGCGGAGTTCGAGAACCTGTTCTGGCTGTTTTCCGTGGCGGGCAATGAAACGCTGCGCAACGGCATCCCCGGCGGGATGCAGGCGCTGCTGTCGCATCCGGATCAGTACCGGCGGCTGCTCGCCGACCGTTCCCTGCTCCCCGGTGCGGTGGAGGAGATGCTGCGGTGGTGGTGTCCGGTCATGCATTTCCGCCGGACCGCGACCGAGGACGTCGTTCTGTCCGATGTGGACATCCGCGCGGGCGAAAAGGTGGTCGTCTGGTTCTCCGCCGCGAACCGTGACGAGACCGTTTTCGAGGATCCGGACCGCTTCGACATCGGCCGCGCTCCCAACGATCACCTGACCTTCGGGCACGGCCCGCATTTCTGCCTCGGCGCCCAGCTCGCCAGGGTGCAGCTGCGCGCGATGTTCGAAGCGGTCCTGGACCTGCTCGGCGAGGTCGAACCCGCCGGGGAACCGGTGCGGTTGCGGTCGAACTTCCAGAACGGGCTGAAAGCGCTGCCGATCCGCTGGTAG
- the metH gene encoding methionine synthase yields MKTTALRKLLDERIVVLDGAWGSMLQNAGLKPEDYRTERFQDHPRDITGDPDLLNITRPDVVRDIHRQYLDAGADITTTNTFTATTIGQADYGLEHLAYEMNLRGAQIAREAADAAGGKFVAGSVGPLNVTLSLSPKVEDPAFRAVTFDEVYAAYADQIKALAEGGVDLLLIETIFDTLNCKAAIAAARDVAPHLPLWISVTIVDLSGRTLSGQTVEAFWSSIEHADPLLVGVNCSLGAEEMRPHIAELSRLAGTYTACHPNAGLPNAFGGYDQTPEETGGLLGDFATAGMVNVVGGCCGTTPAHIKEIADAVRGMAPRNVPAPKPHTRFSGLEPFEIGKDTGFVMIGERTNVTGSAKFRKLIEADDHQAAVDVALEQVRGGANLLDVNMDADLLDSEKAMTTFLNLIATEPEVARLPIMIDSSRWTVLEAGLKCVQGKGVVNSISLKEGEEQFLQQARRIRDYGAGVVVMAFDEQGQADTADRKVEICARAYDLLTQQAGFVAEDIIFDPNVLAVATGISEHNGYAKAFIDALPRIKERCPGVHISGGISNLSFSFRGNNVVREAMHSAFLLHAVRAGLDMGIVNAGQLAVYEDIPKDLLELVEDVLFDRREDATDRLVTFAETVNGKGTQRTVDLSWRENTVEARLSHALVHGIVDYIEEDTEEARQKLPRPLEVIEGPLMDGMKIVGDLFGSGKMFLPQVVKSARVMKRSVAYLEPFMEAEKEKARLEGRIETRQGNGKVVLATVKGDVHDIGKNIVGVVLGCNNYEVIDLGVMVPASVILDTAVSEGADAIGLSGLITPSLDEMVNVAAEMERRGLKLPLLIGGATTSRQHTAVRIAPAYEHTTVHVLDASRVVGVVGDLLDADRAEILDKKNREDQEELRVQHANKQRTPLLTVEQARANPEKVSFDDIPTPSFTGVRYVSPSLTELREMIDWTFLFLAWELKGKYPAILENPVARELFDDANTLMDQIIAEERFQAKGAYAFWPAHSEGDDIILESGVKFPMLRQQTKKPLSRPNRCLADYIAPAGAGDHLGGFAVTILGAEDFAAEFEAKQDDYRAIMVKALADRLAEAFAEHLHLQARRDWFEPDADPKLEDLHAERFRGIRPALGYPASPDHSEKRELFELLDSDRLGMGLTESFAMTPAASVSGLIFAHPDSRYFTVGRLGKDQIEDYAARRGLELSTVEQWLRPNLAYEPE; encoded by the coding sequence ATGAAAACGACCGCCCTGCGAAAGCTGCTGGATGAGCGCATCGTCGTGCTTGACGGGGCGTGGGGGTCGATGCTCCAGAACGCCGGCCTCAAGCCGGAGGACTACCGCACCGAGCGGTTCCAGGACCACCCCCGTGACATCACCGGCGACCCCGACCTGCTGAACATCACGAGGCCGGACGTCGTGCGCGACATCCACCGCCAGTATCTGGACGCCGGCGCGGACATCACGACCACGAACACGTTCACCGCCACCACGATCGGCCAGGCGGACTACGGGCTCGAGCACCTCGCGTACGAGATGAATCTCCGCGGCGCCCAGATCGCCCGCGAGGCGGCGGACGCGGCGGGCGGGAAGTTCGTCGCCGGGTCGGTCGGGCCGCTGAACGTCACGTTGTCGCTGTCGCCCAAGGTCGAGGATCCGGCGTTCCGCGCGGTCACCTTCGACGAGGTGTACGCCGCGTACGCCGACCAGATCAAGGCACTCGCCGAGGGCGGCGTGGACCTGCTGCTCATCGAGACGATCTTCGACACGCTCAACTGCAAGGCCGCGATCGCCGCCGCCCGCGACGTCGCGCCGCATCTGCCGCTGTGGATCTCGGTGACGATCGTCGACCTGAGCGGCCGGACGCTGTCCGGACAGACGGTGGAGGCCTTCTGGAGCTCCATCGAGCACGCGGATCCGCTGCTCGTCGGCGTCAACTGTTCGCTGGGCGCCGAGGAGATGCGCCCGCACATCGCCGAACTGTCCCGCCTCGCGGGCACGTACACCGCCTGTCACCCCAACGCCGGCCTGCCGAACGCGTTCGGCGGGTACGACCAGACGCCCGAGGAGACCGGCGGCCTGCTCGGCGACTTCGCCACGGCGGGGATGGTCAACGTCGTCGGCGGCTGCTGCGGCACGACCCCCGCGCATATCAAGGAGATCGCCGACGCCGTCCGCGGGATGGCGCCGCGGAACGTCCCGGCCCCGAAGCCGCACACCCGGTTCAGCGGGCTCGAGCCGTTCGAGATCGGCAAGGACACCGGGTTCGTCATGATCGGCGAGCGGACCAACGTCACCGGATCCGCCAAGTTCCGCAAGCTGATCGAGGCCGACGACCACCAGGCCGCCGTCGACGTCGCGCTGGAGCAGGTCCGCGGCGGGGCGAACCTGCTGGACGTCAACATGGACGCCGACCTGCTCGACAGCGAAAAGGCGATGACCACGTTCCTGAACCTCATCGCCACCGAACCCGAGGTCGCCCGGCTGCCGATCATGATCGACAGCTCGCGCTGGACGGTGCTCGAGGCCGGGCTGAAATGCGTGCAGGGCAAGGGAGTCGTCAACTCGATCAGCCTCAAGGAGGGCGAGGAGCAGTTCCTCCAGCAGGCCCGGCGCATCCGCGACTACGGCGCGGGCGTGGTCGTGATGGCCTTCGACGAACAGGGCCAGGCCGACACCGCCGACCGGAAGGTCGAAATCTGCGCCCGCGCCTACGACCTGCTCACCCAGCAAGCCGGTTTCGTCGCCGAGGACATCATCTTCGACCCGAACGTGCTCGCGGTCGCGACCGGTATCTCCGAGCACAACGGGTACGCCAAGGCGTTCATCGACGCGCTGCCGCGGATCAAGGAACGCTGCCCCGGCGTGCACATCAGTGGCGGTATCTCGAACCTCTCGTTCTCCTTCCGCGGCAACAACGTCGTGCGTGAGGCGATGCACTCGGCCTTCCTGCTGCACGCGGTGCGCGCCGGGCTGGACATGGGCATCGTCAACGCCGGGCAGCTCGCGGTCTACGAAGACATCCCCAAGGATCTGCTGGAGCTGGTCGAGGACGTGCTCTTCGACCGCCGCGAGGACGCCACCGACAGGCTGGTCACGTTCGCGGAAACGGTCAACGGCAAGGGGACCCAGCGCACGGTCGACCTCTCCTGGCGCGAGAACACGGTCGAGGCACGGCTGAGCCACGCGCTGGTGCACGGCATCGTCGACTACATCGAAGAGGACACCGAGGAAGCGCGCCAGAAGCTGCCGAGGCCGCTGGAGGTCATCGAAGGCCCCCTCATGGACGGCATGAAGATCGTCGGCGACCTGTTCGGCTCGGGCAAGATGTTCCTGCCGCAGGTGGTCAAGAGCGCGCGCGTGATGAAGCGGTCGGTGGCCTACCTCGAACCGTTCATGGAGGCCGAGAAGGAGAAGGCACGCCTCGAAGGCCGGATCGAGACCCGCCAGGGCAACGGGAAGGTCGTCCTGGCGACGGTCAAGGGCGACGTGCACGACATCGGCAAGAACATCGTCGGCGTCGTCCTCGGCTGCAACAACTACGAGGTGATCGACCTCGGCGTGATGGTCCCGGCTTCGGTCATCCTGGACACCGCCGTCTCCGAAGGCGCCGACGCCATCGGGCTCTCGGGCCTGATCACGCCGTCACTGGACGAGATGGTCAACGTCGCCGCCGAAATGGAGCGGCGTGGGCTGAAGCTGCCTCTGCTGATCGGCGGCGCGACCACGTCGCGCCAGCACACCGCGGTCCGCATCGCGCCCGCGTACGAGCACACGACCGTGCACGTCCTCGACGCCTCCCGCGTCGTCGGCGTCGTCGGCGACCTGCTCGACGCCGACCGCGCCGAAATCCTCGACAAGAAGAACCGCGAGGACCAGGAAGAGCTGCGCGTCCAGCACGCGAACAAGCAGCGGACGCCGTTGCTGACGGTCGAGCAGGCGAGGGCGAACCCGGAGAAGGTCTCCTTCGACGACATCCCGACGCCCTCGTTCACCGGCGTCCGGTACGTCTCGCCGTCGCTCACCGAGCTGCGCGAGATGATCGACTGGACCTTCCTGTTCCTGGCCTGGGAGCTGAAGGGCAAGTACCCGGCGATCCTGGAAAATCCGGTGGCGCGCGAACTGTTCGACGACGCGAACACCCTGATGGACCAGATCATCGCCGAAGAGCGGTTTCAGGCGAAGGGCGCGTACGCGTTCTGGCCGGCGCACTCCGAGGGTGACGACATCATCCTGGAGTCGGGCGTCAAGTTCCCGATGCTGCGCCAGCAGACCAAGAAGCCGCTGTCGCGCCCCAACCGCTGCCTGGCGGACTACATCGCCCCGGCCGGCGCGGGCGATCACCTCGGCGGCTTCGCGGTCACCATCCTCGGCGCCGAGGACTTCGCGGCCGAGTTCGAGGCGAAGCAGGACGACTACCGCGCCATCATGGTGAAGGCGCTCGCGGACCGGCTCGCCGAGGCGTTCGCCGAGCACCTCCACCTCCAGGCCCGGAGGGACTGGTTCGAGCCCGACGCCGATCCGAAGCTGGAGGACCTGCACGCCGAAAGGTTCCGCGGCATCCGCCCGGCGCTGGGCTACCCGGCGAGCCCGGACCACAGCGAGAAGCGGGAGCTGTTCGAACTGCTCGATTCCGACCGGCTCGGGATGGGGCTGACCGAGTCGTTCGCGATGACGCCGGCGGCGAGCGTCAGCGGGCTGATCTTCGCCCACCCCGATTCGCGGTACTTCACCGTCGGACGGCTGGGCAAGGACCAGATCGAGGACTACGCCGCCCGCCGCGGTCTCGAACTGTCCACTGTGGAGCAGTGGCTGCGCCCGAACCTCGCCTACGAGCCCGAATGA
- a CDS encoding MFS transporter, producing MSSSVQLSTSSTRWDARLWGVLLTVSVVVGLDALDVSMVAVALPSIQAELGLSTGALQWIISAYVLGYGGLLLLGGRTADLLGRRRVFLVAVAVFALASLLGGLVDDGALLIATRFIKGLAAAFTAPAALSIITTTFHEGPARNRAISIFAVFGASGYSAGLVFSGLLTQVGWRWTFLLPVPIALAALAAAIKLIPSYSPQTGGGYDFPGAITGAAGSLLLVFAVVEAPEIGWAAPRTLISFALALALLVTFVFIEKRSKHPLLRLGILRSGPLARANLGGATFFGAYIGFQFVVMLYLQNVLGWSALQTALGFLPAALIVAFGSPRIEPLIDRLGTPRTILAGVVAHVIGYALFLRIDEGSSYAGSVLPSMILLGIGFMLAFSSLNIQATNGISDDEQGLAGGLLNTSIQVGGAIGLAIVTAVLTGNSGGATGSAALLNGLAPALTVVTGIAVISVLVALSGVVGLRKAEARSTVAEPEFAAAE from the coding sequence ATGAGTTCTTCCGTGCAGCTGTCCACCAGCTCGACAAGGTGGGACGCGCGCCTCTGGGGTGTCCTGCTCACTGTGTCCGTCGTCGTTGGCCTCGACGCGCTCGACGTGTCGATGGTCGCCGTCGCCCTCCCGTCCATCCAGGCCGAACTCGGCCTCTCCACCGGTGCCCTGCAATGGATCATCAGCGCCTACGTGCTCGGCTACGGCGGCCTGCTGCTCCTCGGCGGGCGCACCGCCGACCTGCTCGGCAGGCGCCGGGTCTTCCTCGTCGCCGTCGCGGTCTTCGCGCTCGCTTCCCTGCTCGGCGGCCTCGTCGACGACGGCGCGCTGCTGATCGCCACCCGCTTCATCAAGGGTCTCGCCGCCGCGTTCACCGCGCCGGCCGCGTTGTCCATCATCACCACGACCTTCCACGAAGGCCCCGCCCGCAACCGGGCGATCAGCATCTTCGCCGTCTTCGGTGCCAGCGGTTACTCCGCGGGCCTCGTCTTCTCCGGTCTGCTCACCCAGGTGGGCTGGCGCTGGACGTTCCTCCTGCCCGTCCCGATCGCGCTCGCCGCGCTGGCCGCCGCGATCAAGCTGATCCCGTCCTACTCGCCGCAGACCGGTGGCGGCTACGACTTCCCGGGCGCGATCACCGGTGCCGCCGGTTCGCTCCTGCTGGTCTTCGCCGTGGTCGAGGCACCGGAGATCGGCTGGGCCGCGCCGCGGACGCTGATCTCGTTCGCCCTCGCGCTCGCCCTGCTCGTCACCTTCGTGTTCATCGAGAAGCGCAGCAAGCACCCGCTGCTCCGGCTCGGCATCCTGCGCTCCGGCCCGCTGGCCCGCGCCAACCTCGGTGGCGCGACGTTCTTCGGCGCCTACATCGGTTTCCAGTTCGTCGTCATGCTGTACCTGCAGAACGTGCTGGGCTGGTCCGCGTTGCAGACCGCGCTCGGGTTCCTGCCCGCCGCGCTGATCGTGGCCTTCGGTTCGCCGAGGATCGAGCCGCTGATCGACCGGCTCGGCACCCCGCGCACGATCCTCGCCGGTGTCGTCGCCCACGTCATCGGGTACGCGCTGTTCCTGCGGATCGACGAGGGCTCCAGCTACGCCGGTTCGGTGCTGCCGAGCATGATCCTGCTGGGTATCGGCTTCATGCTGGCGTTCTCCTCGCTGAACATCCAGGCGACCAACGGCATCTCCGACGACGAGCAGGGGCTCGCCGGCGGGCTGCTGAACACGTCGATCCAGGTCGGCGGCGCGATCGGGCTCGCCATCGTGACCGCGGTCCTGACCGGGAACTCCGGCGGCGCCACCGGCTCGGCCGCGCTGCTGAACGGTCTGGCGCCCGCGCTCACCGTGGTCACCGGTATCGCCGTGATCAGTGTCCTGGTGGCACTGTCCGGAGTCGTCGGCCTGCGCAAGGCCGAAGCCCGCTCCACCGTCGCCGAACCGGAGTTCGCCGCGGCCGAATGA
- a CDS encoding acyltransferase translates to MMTHEQYLSTKRFPALDGLRAIAALLVVVFHYGGPSWAMANGWIGVHLFFVLSGFLITTLALREEDRNGKISLANFYIRRTFRILPVYFAVLGIIVVFTYLRGQYTSSGLSGAMPYFLTFTNEFAHNAPFGQSWTLGVEQKFYLVWPFLAFGIAALSFPKRLGLAIGLVALMIALIPVMPYAGAYSPIIIGCTLAIGLHYRRGFAVLRVFTHPIASFVLLAALVVLQLHVIDIQDFFQDGGTIGGTTYAVLVALFITSLVPRGPIAWLFSTPPMRFLGERSYSVYLLQGVAATVVALSIPQLGTHRTLTAVAVTVVALVISDVLYRWVEVPMIDVGRKIVARRRPSPPRLTVRDVEPALASG, encoded by the coding sequence ATGATGACTCACGAGCAGTACCTGTCCACGAAGAGATTCCCGGCCCTCGACGGGCTGCGCGCGATCGCCGCGCTCCTCGTGGTGGTGTTCCACTACGGAGGACCGTCGTGGGCCATGGCCAACGGGTGGATCGGCGTCCACCTGTTCTTCGTTCTTTCCGGCTTCCTGATCACCACACTGGCGCTGCGCGAAGAAGACCGAAACGGCAAGATCTCGCTCGCGAACTTCTATATCCGTCGAACGTTTCGCATTCTTCCGGTCTATTTCGCGGTTTTGGGCATCATCGTGGTGTTCACGTATCTGCGCGGCCAGTACACCTCCAGCGGGCTCTCCGGGGCGATGCCGTACTTCCTGACCTTCACGAACGAATTCGCCCACAACGCGCCCTTCGGCCAGTCGTGGACGCTGGGCGTCGAGCAGAAGTTCTACCTCGTCTGGCCGTTCTTGGCCTTCGGTATCGCGGCACTGAGCTTCCCGAAGCGGCTCGGCCTGGCGATCGGGCTGGTCGCGCTCATGATCGCGTTGATCCCGGTGATGCCGTACGCCGGCGCCTACTCGCCCATCATCATCGGTTGCACCCTCGCCATCGGCCTCCACTATCGCAGGGGCTTCGCGGTCCTCCGCGTCTTCACCCATCCCATCGCCTCCTTCGTCCTGCTCGCGGCTCTCGTGGTCCTTCAGCTCCACGTGATCGACATCCAGGACTTCTTTCAGGACGGCGGCACGATCGGCGGCACCACGTACGCAGTACTGGTCGCACTGTTCATCACCTCGCTGGTCCCGCGCGGTCCGATCGCCTGGCTCTTCTCCACCCCGCCGATGCGGTTCCTCGGCGAGCGGTCGTACTCCGTGTACCTCCTGCAGGGGGTGGCGGCGACCGTGGTCGCCTTGTCGATCCCCCAACTGGGCACGCATCGGACCTTGACCGCGGTCGCCGTGACCGTCGTCGCACTGGTCATCTCGGACGTCCTCTACCGCTGGGTCGAGGTGCCGATGATCGACGTCGGCCGCAAGATCGTGGCCCGGCGCAGGCCGTCACCGCCCCGTCTCACAGTGCGGGACGTCGAACCCGCCTTGGCCAGCGGGTGA
- a CDS encoding alpha/beta fold hydrolase, producing the protein MDTLKMRTAGTEGPAVLLLHGLGATGAVWDGLMAQPGYRWLAPDLPGHGGSPRLPHYSFGGLAAAVADALPERGPVLVVGHSLGGVVGLALASGWFGVKVAGVLAVGVKVEWSESDLARAAAMAAKPPRVFPAREDAERGFLKIAGLAGLTGADPDGVVETEGGWRLALDPRAFAVGAPDMRGLLGAARCPVVLAAGEHDPMSRPEQLRALSPFTVEFPGLGHNAHVEDPSALLPFPRQFVL; encoded by the coding sequence GTGGACACGCTGAAGATGCGCACCGCCGGAACCGAAGGCCCCGCCGTGCTCCTGCTGCACGGCCTCGGCGCGACAGGAGCGGTCTGGGACGGCCTCATGGCGCAGCCGGGATATCGCTGGCTGGCGCCCGATCTGCCCGGTCACGGGGGATCGCCCCGGTTACCGCACTACTCGTTCGGCGGACTGGCCGCGGCGGTCGCCGACGCGCTCCCGGAACGCGGTCCGGTGCTGGTGGTCGGCCATTCGCTCGGCGGTGTGGTCGGGCTCGCGCTGGCCTCCGGCTGGTTCGGGGTGAAGGTCGCCGGGGTGCTCGCGGTCGGCGTCAAGGTCGAATGGAGTGAGTCCGACCTCGCGCGGGCGGCCGCCATGGCGGCGAAACCGCCGCGAGTGTTCCCGGCGCGGGAAGACGCCGAACGCGGCTTCCTCAAGATCGCCGGTCTGGCAGGCCTCACCGGCGCGGATCCCGACGGCGTGGTCGAAACCGAAGGTGGCTGGCGGTTGGCGCTGGACCCCCGCGCGTTCGCCGTCGGCGCTCCCGACATGCGCGGACTGCTCGGCGCGGCACGCTGCCCGGTCGTCCTCGCGGCAGGGGAGCACGACCCCATGAGCCGCCCCGAGCAGCTTCGCGCGCTCAGCCCTTTCACCGTCGAGTTCCCCGGACTGGGCCACAACGCCCACGTCGAAGACCCGTCCGCGCTCCTGCCCTTCCCCAGGCAGTTCGTCCTCTGA